A single genomic interval of Bacillus smithii harbors:
- a CDS encoding C40 family peptidase has product MKTGGKLIKIVFFAFVLLLAFPFKQAFAASFTGYQVVDYAKNFLGVRYVYGGTTPNGFDCSGYTSYVYKHFGISLPRTSGGQFSTGKSVSKSSLLPGDLVFFKNTYQSGISHVGIYVGDNKFINAASSGVEIDSLSNSYWSSKYAGAKRVLSQPVGTLFKDLGDTHPALVAIKELNSEGIIKGYSNGLYHPDDEVTRGQAAAIINRAFHLAAPSSASFKDVSSSNPFAKDIAAIEKAGIINGYSDGTFRPYDPMTRAQMAVIVTKAFKKNVASVSSSKPAYQDVPSSYWAFAEINTIHNIDKTTVYQTSKYRAGDETTRADFAAAIYNAK; this is encoded by the coding sequence ATGAAAACAGGAGGGAAACTGATCAAAATAGTCTTTTTTGCTTTTGTTTTATTGCTTGCATTTCCGTTTAAGCAAGCATTTGCCGCTTCTTTTACAGGATATCAAGTAGTAGATTATGCAAAAAATTTTTTAGGAGTACGATATGTCTACGGGGGAACGACTCCTAACGGCTTCGATTGCTCAGGATATACATCGTATGTATATAAACATTTTGGCATTTCGCTTCCACGTACATCGGGAGGCCAATTTTCGACCGGAAAAAGCGTATCTAAATCTTCTTTGCTGCCGGGAGACTTAGTGTTTTTCAAAAATACATATCAATCAGGCATTTCCCATGTCGGAATCTATGTCGGCGATAACAAGTTCATTAACGCGGCATCATCCGGCGTGGAAATAGACTCTCTCAGCAATTCTTATTGGAGCAGCAAATATGCGGGGGCCAAGCGGGTGCTGTCTCAGCCGGTAGGAACCCTTTTCAAAGATCTTGGCGATACCCATCCGGCGTTGGTTGCCATTAAAGAATTGAACAGTGAAGGGATTATCAAAGGATATTCCAATGGACTTTACCATCCAGACGATGAAGTTACACGCGGACAAGCAGCTGCTATCATCAATCGAGCGTTTCATTTAGCGGCGCCGTCATCCGCAAGTTTTAAAGATGTATCTTCTTCTAATCCGTTTGCAAAAGATATTGCCGCCATTGAAAAGGCCGGCATTATTAACGGTTACAGCGACGGTACTTTCAGACCTTATGATCCGATGACAAGAGCGCAGATGGCTGTGATTGTGACAAAAGCCTTTAAAAAGAATGTGGCATCCGTGTCATCATCCAAACCTGCTTATCAGGATGTTCCATCCAGCTATTGGGCTTTTGCCGAAATTAACACCATCCACAATATTGACAAAACAACGGTCTATCAAACAAGCAAATACCGCGCCGGCGACGAAACGACCAGAGCAGATTTTGCAGCGGCGATTTACAATGCCAAATAA
- a CDS encoding S8 family peptidase yields the protein MKNTKWLFFFLFLLVILPFKAYGAESDEYMILFRHHIDDGILKKYDIHAQKKYETIPTVLAELDKSQVDKLRNEPEIAKVQANKTYKVQSQIETWGYKKIYEDSQYRSPFTGKGVKVAVIDTGIATNHPDLKVKGGTCVIRSDCGKGYNDDNGHGTHVAGIIGALDNGVGIVGVAPDADLYAVKAFDEFGEGSTSSITAGVDWAIQHHMDIINLSVTTVSDDPVLKSALDKAYNAGILITAAAGNDGDSVGSKNTILYPAKYSSVIAVGSVDSRLQRLPFSATGPELEIVAPGQYVFSTFPINLDTTDGKKDGYTALSGTSMATPFVTGVLAELKQQYKDKSAAEIRKILDQNAKDLGTAGKDSLYGYGLVQIKTFQPTLSSDMAVKAVKADNGLVEFQIDKPDSIQKVYVKRRGGMEGDITKQITGSIWDDYVPAGTYYYFFTLTDSQGREYQTQVKVTMSKPQIEDVSAYDWFSEKMLYLYHRSILKGDHSGQYLWPTKNISRGEAVALVGRALGLDGTKRNTAFKDVPKDYYASGYIQSALEQGIIKGYRNGTFHPTEPVTRAEMAVLISHAYRLTDNGTNHFQDVTTGMTGYKEINALADAGITSGYSNHTFAPYKPISRAEFSVFLAKAENPLFR from the coding sequence ATGAAAAACACGAAATGGCTATTTTTTTTCTTATTTTTGCTGGTCATTTTGCCTTTCAAAGCTTATGGTGCGGAATCGGATGAATATATGATTCTATTTCGCCACCATATAGATGATGGAATTTTGAAAAAATACGATATTCATGCACAGAAAAAGTATGAGACCATTCCTACTGTTTTAGCCGAACTGGATAAGAGCCAAGTCGACAAATTGCGCAATGAACCGGAGATCGCCAAAGTTCAAGCCAATAAGACATATAAGGTTCAGAGCCAAATAGAAACGTGGGGCTATAAAAAAATTTACGAGGACAGCCAATATCGATCTCCTTTTACGGGAAAAGGGGTGAAAGTGGCTGTGATTGATACGGGTATAGCGACGAACCATCCTGATTTGAAGGTGAAAGGGGGAACATGCGTCATCCGCTCCGATTGCGGCAAAGGATATAACGACGACAACGGCCACGGAACCCATGTAGCGGGAATCATCGGTGCTTTAGACAACGGCGTCGGTATTGTTGGAGTCGCACCGGATGCGGATCTTTACGCGGTCAAAGCTTTTGACGAATTTGGAGAAGGGTCGACCAGTTCGATTACGGCAGGGGTGGATTGGGCCATTCAGCATCATATGGACATTATCAATTTAAGCGTGACGACCGTATCCGACGACCCGGTGTTAAAGAGTGCTTTGGATAAAGCGTATAACGCCGGTATTCTGATTACGGCGGCAGCCGGAAATGACGGGGATTCGGTCGGATCGAAAAATACCATTCTATATCCCGCCAAATACAGCAGTGTCATTGCAGTCGGCAGCGTCGATAGCCGCTTGCAGCGTTTGCCTTTCTCGGCGACGGGGCCGGAGCTTGAAATTGTCGCTCCCGGACAGTATGTGTTCAGCACCTTTCCGATCAATCTGGATACAACCGACGGCAAAAAGGACGGTTATACGGCCTTGTCAGGAACATCGATGGCTACCCCATTTGTCACAGGGGTGCTGGCGGAGCTGAAACAGCAGTATAAAGACAAATCGGCAGCGGAAATCCGCAAAATACTCGATCAAAACGCCAAAGATTTGGGGACAGCCGGAAAGGATTCGCTTTACGGCTACGGATTGGTGCAAATTAAAACGTTCCAACCTACGCTGTCATCCGATATGGCCGTCAAGGCAGTAAAGGCCGACAACGGCCTCGTGGAGTTCCAGATCGATAAGCCCGATTCCATTCAAAAAGTCTACGTGAAAAGAAGAGGAGGAATGGAGGGCGACATTACAAAACAAATAACCGGCAGCATTTGGGATGATTATGTGCCGGCCGGAACTTATTATTATTTCTTTACATTGACGGACTCCCAAGGCCGCGAGTACCAGACACAAGTGAAAGTGACGATGAGCAAACCGCAGATCGAAGATGTCTCTGCCTACGACTGGTTCAGTGAAAAAATGCTTTATCTCTATCATCGCTCCATTTTAAAGGGCGATCACAGCGGCCAATATCTATGGCCGACGAAGAACATTTCAAGAGGCGAGGCAGTGGCGCTTGTCGGCCGGGCGCTTGGATTGGACGGAACGAAAAGAAATACGGCTTTTAAAGACGTTCCGAAAGATTATTATGCTTCAGGATATATTCAGAGTGCTTTAGAGCAAGGAATCATTAAAGGCTACCGCAACGGCACTTTTCATCCAACGGAACCTGTAACAAGGGCCGAAATGGCGGTTTTGATCAGCCATGCCTATCGTCTGACGGATAACGGAACCAATCATTTTCAAGATGTTACAACAGGCATGACAGGTTACAAAGAGATCAATGCTCTGGCGGATGCCGGCATTACCAGCGGCTATTCTAACCATACTTTTGCACCGTATAAACCGATTTCCAGAGCTGAGTTTTCCGTCTTTTTGGCCAAAGCGGAAAACCCGCTTTTCCGATAA
- a CDS encoding DUF4855 domain-containing protein: MYKKIAPVAMALACLFPSHSFAAYTDVPITYWAYHSIEQLSGKQIISGYSDGRFKPGAVITRKQAAIMLVRTLSLSSDQTIAIKDVTENTYGYQEIEAAVSAGLFSLKDGLFQPDEPLTREDMAKALAIGFRLKGDQMSAFTDVPQTSPYYRYIDALAANDITTGYTDHSFQPKGAVNRAQFAAFIARTLFNPREYEVLIDGKKKTTFRSKQEAILFAEPYDNAVIRPVSNQYQTFSNEFLSPEKSGVKNGVLLYNGYEIEKNPLYNSLQNKEFFKPYLAYKENGQYVDSMFDSLILAGREYPGGEFTESSRNEAGYNEWLWYLNKLFGENGTISIIDQSMKEIPVVDHVNIFIAIPYPQRKDPIVDLNGQTHPNTLDERFQLVKWYIDQVYDQWENTQHNGLILKGFYWLNETVTNPEDEQLLLMVSDYIHQQKGKFIYSPHAQSTNFENWQSYGFDGAYLQSNAHFTNLSEEETKAKLHNSLIEAQTRNSGVNLEIENHGYATVDIGLEKFRQYLHFADLYGARSQSLIIYQGASMVNRLATYTDPRYQEMYTELYHFLKNK; encoded by the coding sequence GTGTACAAAAAAATAGCCCCCGTCGCTATGGCGCTTGCTTGCCTGTTTCCGTCCCATTCTTTCGCTGCTTATACAGATGTGCCTATTACATATTGGGCCTACCATTCGATTGAGCAGTTGAGCGGAAAACAGATCATTTCGGGATATTCCGATGGAAGATTTAAACCAGGAGCCGTTATTACAAGAAAACAGGCTGCCATTATGCTAGTCCGCACCCTTTCTTTATCCTCCGATCAAACGATCGCGATCAAAGATGTGACCGAAAACACCTATGGCTACCAGGAGATAGAGGCCGCGGTATCAGCAGGTTTATTTAGCCTGAAAGACGGTCTGTTTCAACCTGATGAACCCCTGACAAGAGAAGACATGGCTAAAGCTCTCGCCATTGGCTTTCGGTTAAAAGGGGACCAAATGAGCGCATTCACCGATGTTCCTCAAACCAGCCCTTATTATCGCTACATTGATGCTTTGGCCGCTAATGACATCACGACCGGTTATACTGACCATTCCTTTCAGCCGAAAGGTGCAGTCAATCGTGCTCAATTTGCCGCTTTTATCGCTCGAACGCTGTTCAATCCCCGCGAATATGAAGTGTTGATTGACGGAAAGAAAAAAACGACCTTTCGTTCCAAGCAAGAAGCCATTCTATTTGCAGAGCCTTACGACAATGCCGTCATCCGACCTGTCAGCAACCAATATCAAACCTTTTCCAATGAATTTCTGTCACCGGAGAAATCAGGCGTAAAAAACGGCGTTTTACTGTACAACGGATACGAGATTGAGAAAAATCCTTTATACAACAGCCTTCAAAATAAAGAATTTTTCAAGCCGTATTTGGCCTACAAAGAAAATGGACAATATGTAGATTCCATGTTCGATTCTCTTATTCTGGCAGGAAGAGAATATCCGGGAGGCGAATTCACCGAGTCTAGCCGAAATGAAGCGGGTTATAACGAATGGCTGTGGTATTTGAATAAATTGTTTGGCGAAAACGGAACGATTTCCATCATCGACCAAAGCATGAAAGAGATTCCGGTCGTTGATCATGTGAACATTTTTATCGCCATTCCTTATCCACAGCGGAAAGATCCGATTGTCGATCTAAACGGTCAAACGCACCCCAACACATTGGACGAACGATTCCAACTCGTCAAATGGTACATCGATCAAGTGTATGACCAATGGGAGAACACCCAACACAACGGGTTAATCTTAAAAGGCTTTTATTGGTTAAACGAAACGGTCACGAACCCGGAAGATGAACAGCTTCTTCTCATGGTCAGCGATTATATTCACCAACAGAAAGGAAAATTCATCTATTCGCCGCATGCGCAGTCCACTAATTTTGAAAACTGGCAATCATACGGATTTGATGGGGCTTATTTGCAAAGCAACGCTCATTTTACGAATTTGAGCGAAGAAGAAACAAAAGCCAAATTACATAACAGTTTGATTGAAGCGCAAACGAGAAACAGCGGTGTGAATTTAGAAATTGAAAATCACGGATACGCGACGGTAGACATTGGATTGGAAAAGTTTCGCCAATATTTGCACTTTGCCGATCTATACGGGGCAAGATCTCAAAGCTTGATCATCTATCAAGGCGCCTCCATGGTAAACCGTTTGGCCACCTATACCGACCCGCGTTATCAAGAAATGTATACAGAGCTCTATCATTTTTTAAAAAATAAATAG
- a CDS encoding N-acetylmuramoyl-L-alanine amidase produces MKKAHFLLAIAFLLFIPLFGVKQAAAATYFTDVGTTHRAAEEINYLAEKGIVTGTADHRFLPKKTVTRAEAAAMIGRALKLNGTQRSTSFRDVPASSFASGYIQSAVEKGYLSGYSDGTFHPEKTLKRGEMALMINKAFHFSSETTTGGAAETLIKLGIAQGKGDGTFGLDDPIIRADFAVFLARAMNPDFRVDPSNTNTAQFTQPFYVNVASSDKLNVRKGPSTNYAVIGTLTRGTKVYAANKVNGWYYIKSGSLIGYVNGAYLQSTPPSSTGQYDRRLSSQVIIIDPGHGGTDPGAIGYGLKEKDVVLDTGLRLRNVLAKSPFQVKMTRSTDTFISLQGRVNFAIRNKGNVFLSIHANAGGGTGSETYYWRGSGKNPYKADSQLLATKIENRLHSAMGIPDRGVNKSNPNGDLHVLRENNMPAMLAELGFIDNPSDNAKLASATWRQKAANAIYLGLLDYYQAKGYNVSSLYNLVNR; encoded by the coding sequence GTGAAAAAGGCCCATTTTCTACTGGCAATTGCCTTTTTGCTTTTCATCCCTTTATTTGGCGTGAAGCAGGCAGCGGCCGCTACATATTTTACAGATGTGGGAACGACCCACAGAGCCGCTGAAGAAATTAATTATTTAGCCGAAAAAGGGATTGTGACAGGAACAGCCGACCATCGTTTTCTGCCTAAAAAGACAGTGACTCGCGCAGAGGCTGCCGCCATGATCGGACGGGCTTTAAAACTAAATGGCACACAGCGTTCGACTTCGTTCCGCGATGTACCGGCAAGCTCATTTGCATCGGGGTATATTCAATCGGCTGTGGAAAAAGGATATTTGTCCGGTTACAGCGATGGCACGTTTCATCCTGAGAAGACGTTGAAGCGCGGCGAAATGGCGCTTATGATCAATAAAGCGTTCCATTTCTCCAGCGAAACGACGACGGGAGGAGCAGCCGAAACATTAATAAAGCTCGGCATAGCCCAAGGAAAAGGAGACGGCACGTTTGGCCTCGATGACCCTATCATCCGTGCGGATTTCGCTGTTTTTTTAGCAAGAGCGATGAATCCTGATTTTCGGGTAGATCCGTCCAATACAAATACGGCCCAATTCACCCAACCGTTCTATGTCAATGTGGCCAGCAGCGATAAGTTGAATGTCCGCAAAGGACCGTCGACAAATTATGCGGTCATCGGCACGTTGACCCGCGGTACGAAAGTGTATGCGGCAAATAAAGTGAACGGCTGGTATTACATAAAATCCGGCAGCTTGATCGGATATGTCAATGGTGCTTATCTTCAATCCACACCGCCGTCCTCTACCGGACAGTACGACCGCCGTCTGAGTAGCCAAGTGATTATTATCGATCCGGGACACGGCGGAACGGATCCGGGGGCAATCGGCTATGGATTGAAAGAAAAAGATGTTGTTTTGGATACGGGATTAAGGCTGAGAAATGTTTTGGCCAAAAGTCCGTTCCAAGTAAAAATGACGAGAAGCACGGATACCTTTATTAGTTTGCAAGGCCGCGTTAATTTCGCGATCAGGAATAAAGGAAATGTATTTTTGAGCATCCACGCCAATGCCGGAGGCGGAACGGGTTCGGAAACCTATTATTGGAGAGGTTCCGGAAAAAACCCGTATAAGGCTGACAGCCAATTGTTAGCGACGAAAATAGAAAACCGTCTCCACAGCGCAATGGGTATACCGGACCGTGGCGTTAACAAAAGTAACCCCAATGGAGATTTGCATGTATTAAGAGAAAATAACATGCCTGCCATGCTGGCAGAGCTAGGGTTTATCGATAACCCGTCTGATAACGCGAAGCTGGCTTCGGCCACTTGGCGTCAAAAGGCAGCCAATGCTATTTATCTAGGCTTGCTTGATTATTACCAAGCTAAAGGATACAATGTTTCGAGCTTGTATAATCTTGTGAATCGATAG
- a CDS encoding alkaline phosphatase, with product MTNIFRHLSAFFVLLLLLANGSSPTKAYDSRPKAKNVIFMIMDGTNSDVLALARWYKGSALALDGMMTGGVRTYSLRSAITDSAAAGTALATGRKTLVDHIGMIPIFPEEGKPYTAYPVPNILEAAERKGLSTGIVSTSPVQHATPAAFSAHVNHRNQFDDIAEQQVYQGMEVVLGGGKAWLKRDDKIKSRPDGENLISVIQKKGYEYVTTRKELFQSSGEKIWGSFAREDIAYELDRKKLNLNQPSLAEMTEKAIQTLSKNDKGFFLLVEGSKVDWAAHKNDPVGMISEVLSFDEAVQKALQFAKKDQQTLVIAVADHGNSGLTMGNRSTNLSYASEPKEHFIEPLKKAHLTVTGAVSRLRKDRSNLKEVLKSYGLDSLSHKEYNLVKKSKHPEKEMAALLSKRAKIGFTTTGHTGEDVFLFAYGPGKPTGLVENTDLPKSVCQTLGLKLQSSYQDGIQFYKKRGFKTTIYRKKEGNPELVVQKGGQTIRYPVNKNIRFVDGKEETLSAVNLFNGTHFYIGLPNR from the coding sequence ATGACAAACATTTTTCGACACTTATCAGCGTTTTTTGTGCTCTTGCTGCTATTGGCCAATGGAAGTTCGCCGACTAAGGCTTACGATTCTCGCCCAAAAGCCAAAAACGTCATTTTTATGATCATGGACGGCACCAATTCTGATGTCCTCGCCTTGGCGCGTTGGTATAAAGGTTCAGCACTTGCCCTTGATGGAATGATGACCGGGGGAGTACGCACCTATTCGCTGCGGTCTGCCATTACCGATTCGGCCGCCGCCGGAACCGCTCTGGCCACCGGCAGAAAAACGTTGGTGGATCATATAGGAATGATTCCGATTTTTCCTGAAGAAGGGAAGCCTTACACCGCTTATCCTGTTCCGAATATTTTGGAAGCCGCGGAAAGAAAAGGGCTTTCGACCGGAATCGTGTCGACTTCCCCTGTCCAACATGCCACACCGGCTGCTTTTTCTGCGCATGTGAACCATCGCAATCAATTCGACGACATTGCGGAACAACAAGTTTATCAAGGGATGGAAGTTGTATTGGGAGGAGGAAAAGCGTGGCTAAAACGGGATGACAAAATCAAATCCCGTCCTGACGGCGAAAACTTGATTTCCGTCATTCAAAAAAAAGGCTATGAATACGTGACTACAAGAAAAGAACTTTTTCAAAGCAGCGGAGAAAAAATTTGGGGAAGTTTTGCCCGGGAAGATATCGCTTATGAGCTCGACCGAAAAAAGCTGAATCTGAACCAGCCTTCCCTTGCCGAAATGACAGAAAAAGCCATTCAAACCCTGTCCAAAAACGACAAAGGCTTCTTTTTGCTGGTGGAGGGAAGTAAAGTCGATTGGGCCGCTCACAAAAACGATCCGGTAGGAATGATCAGCGAAGTGCTAAGTTTTGACGAAGCCGTTCAAAAGGCGCTCCAATTCGCCAAAAAAGATCAGCAAACATTGGTCATTGCGGTTGCGGACCACGGCAACAGCGGGTTAACGATGGGAAACCGCTCCACCAATCTTTCCTATGCGAGTGAACCGAAAGAACATTTTATTGAGCCGCTTAAAAAAGCCCATTTAACGGTAACCGGAGCCGTTTCCCGATTGCGAAAAGACCGCTCCAACTTGAAAGAAGTGCTGAAATCGTATGGATTAGATTCTTTAAGCCATAAAGAATACAATCTCGTCAAAAAATCGAAACATCCGGAAAAAGAAATGGCCGCTTTGCTTTCTAAACGCGCAAAAATTGGTTTTACAACCACCGGTCATACCGGCGAAGATGTCTTTTTATTCGCTTACGGCCCCGGCAAACCGACCGGACTTGTCGAAAATACAGATTTGCCGAAATCTGTTTGCCAAACACTCGGTCTGAAACTCCAATCGTCCTATCAAGATGGGATTCAGTTTTATAAAAAGCGGGGATTTAAGACAACCATTTATCGAAAAAAAGAGGGAAATCCGGAATTAGTGGTGCAAAAGGGCGGGCAAACGATCCGCTACCCTGTCAATAAAAATATCCGTTTTGTCGACGGCAAAGAAGAAACGCTTTCCGCCGTCAACCTCTTTAACGGAACACATTTTTATATTGGACTTCCGAATCGTTAA
- a CDS encoding DEAD/DEAH box helicase, with product MLKLKTLTVHTMPFEDDRFFVFLTSDSGKAVDYSLGKQLFLWHQESFFGTELEVKEADGMKGFMLSAWQWISLLKNDRFHSFIQWHFDPLTQYGLSVAPVLYEAVVNGEFSPVFHETDIYWEPPAAVWEEFNPDFWEQDVWKGISARKMTIDLFQRCVHDFLSHSPVFQKLHEIADYLQNGKLSAIDLQSYWADGHFRQWAGFVEDPVPFSIGLRLSEPENDQDSWLLETVLQNKKNPEKIYSLNGRIPPTWKVHLPAVLAEQTRWLRLLPELQENGKMKTALTEEEAWTFLTETSEKLIALGIAILLPSWWESIRQASFSLSARVRSQSHYQRTFVGLNTILDFDWRISLNGEELAEEEFQKLVSEKRRLVKVNGQWVPLDPKMIQKIQQLMEEAKKKGIRMQDVLTQEFTGDSEENQEEPSNLYELASVQIQLNRSLQQMIDKLQHIEQIPLQQAPASLKGTLRPYQQIGMSWLLFLRSFRFGAILADDMGLGKTIQLIAYLLHVKEKEKPDMPALIICPTSVLGNWQKELEHFSPDLRVLLHYGQNRLQGEDFAECIQNKDVVLTSYGLSHLDFETLSAVHWSTIALDEAQNIKNAHTKQSRAIRKLTGNHHIALTGTPMENRLSELWSIFDFTNHGYLGSYQKFQKNYIIPIEKERSEKKIRLLQARIRPFLLRRTKKDPEVELNLPDKLEQKQYCPLTAEQAALYEEYVQETLNRIEQLSAFERRGVVLQMLNKLKQLCDHPALYLKETRPSHAAERSHKLAKLLELVQEILEQKEACLIFTQYITMGEMIQQEIESRFQIKAPFLNGSMPKLQRDRLVSQFQDGEFPVFILSLKAGGTGLNLTAANHVIHYDRWWNPAVENQATDRAYRIGQHRFVHVHKLIATGTLEEKIDKMIEEKQELNEKIIQSDQWITELSNQELEQLLKLEPQG from the coding sequence ATGCTTAAATTAAAAACGTTGACTGTTCATACGATGCCATTTGAAGATGATCGTTTCTTTGTTTTTCTTACTTCTGACAGCGGAAAAGCAGTTGACTATTCCTTAGGAAAACAGCTGTTCCTTTGGCATCAAGAAAGCTTTTTCGGCACGGAACTGGAAGTAAAGGAAGCGGATGGTATGAAAGGGTTTATGCTTTCCGCTTGGCAATGGATTAGTCTGTTAAAAAACGACCGTTTTCATTCGTTTATCCAATGGCATTTTGACCCGCTCACTCAATATGGATTGTCCGTGGCGCCCGTTCTTTATGAAGCGGTGGTGAATGGCGAATTTTCGCCCGTTTTTCATGAAACAGACATTTACTGGGAACCTCCGGCCGCCGTCTGGGAGGAGTTCAATCCTGATTTTTGGGAGCAGGACGTATGGAAAGGAATATCAGCCAGAAAAATGACCATCGACCTGTTTCAAAGATGCGTACACGATTTTTTGTCCCATTCTCCTGTTTTTCAAAAGCTTCATGAGATCGCCGATTATCTTCAAAACGGGAAATTGTCAGCCATCGATCTCCAATCTTATTGGGCAGACGGCCACTTTCGCCAATGGGCCGGTTTCGTGGAAGATCCTGTTCCGTTCTCTATAGGCTTGCGTCTGTCAGAACCTGAAAACGATCAAGATTCATGGCTATTAGAAACGGTTCTGCAAAACAAAAAAAATCCAGAAAAAATTTACAGCTTAAATGGCAGAATTCCTCCTACTTGGAAAGTGCATCTTCCTGCTGTGCTTGCAGAACAAACGCGCTGGCTGCGTTTATTGCCTGAACTGCAGGAAAACGGAAAAATGAAAACAGCGTTGACCGAAGAAGAAGCTTGGACTTTTCTGACCGAAACGAGCGAAAAACTGATTGCCCTGGGTATTGCCATTCTTCTTCCTTCATGGTGGGAATCGATACGCCAAGCGTCCTTTTCCCTTTCTGCCCGAGTCCGCTCTCAATCACATTATCAGCGGACATTTGTCGGATTAAATACGATCCTTGATTTCGACTGGCGGATTTCTCTGAATGGAGAAGAACTGGCAGAAGAAGAATTTCAAAAATTAGTGTCGGAAAAACGCCGGCTTGTCAAGGTGAACGGCCAGTGGGTGCCGCTTGATCCGAAAATGATTCAAAAAATCCAACAGTTAATGGAAGAAGCGAAGAAAAAAGGGATCAGAATGCAGGACGTTTTGACCCAAGAGTTCACCGGTGATTCAGAAGAAAATCAAGAAGAACCGTCAAACTTGTACGAACTCGCTTCGGTCCAAATTCAATTAAACCGTTCATTGCAGCAAATGATCGACAAGCTTCAGCATATCGAACAAATTCCTTTGCAGCAGGCTCCGGCTTCCTTGAAAGGAACTCTGCGTCCCTACCAGCAAATAGGAATGAGCTGGCTCTTGTTTTTGCGGTCGTTTCGTTTTGGCGCCATTCTTGCCGACGATATGGGGCTTGGAAAAACGATTCAGCTGATCGCTTATTTATTGCATGTGAAAGAAAAAGAAAAGCCGGACATGCCGGCTTTGATCATTTGTCCGACATCTGTACTTGGAAACTGGCAAAAAGAGCTTGAGCACTTCTCTCCCGACTTGCGGGTTCTTCTTCATTACGGCCAGAACCGGCTACAAGGCGAAGACTTTGCCGAATGTATTCAAAATAAAGATGTCGTACTCACTTCTTACGGTCTGTCCCATTTGGACTTTGAGACCCTTTCAGCCGTTCATTGGAGCACCATCGCGCTCGATGAAGCCCAAAACATTAAAAACGCCCATACAAAGCAGTCTCGGGCCATCCGGAAATTAACGGGAAATCATCATATCGCCTTAACCGGTACACCGATGGAAAACCGCTTATCGGAACTATGGTCGATTTTTGATTTTACGAACCATGGCTACTTAGGAAGCTACCAAAAATTTCAAAAGAATTATATCATCCCGATTGAAAAAGAGCGTTCAGAGAAAAAAATCCGCCTCCTGCAGGCAAGAATTCGCCCGTTTTTGCTGCGGCGGACCAAGAAAGACCCGGAAGTGGAATTGAATTTGCCGGATAAGCTGGAACAGAAGCAATATTGTCCTTTGACAGCGGAACAAGCCGCTTTATATGAAGAATACGTGCAAGAAACGTTAAACCGGATTGAACAATTGTCCGCTTTTGAACGCCGAGGGGTTGTCTTGCAAATGTTAAATAAGCTGAAACAACTTTGCGACCATCCGGCCTTATATTTAAAAGAAACCCGTCCGAGTCACGCTGCTGAACGTTCGCACAAGTTGGCCAAACTGCTGGAGTTGGTTCAAGAAATTTTGGAACAAAAGGAAGCTTGTTTGATTTTCACCCAATATATCACGATGGGAGAGATGATTCAGCAGGAAATCGAGAGCCGATTTCAAATCAAAGCACCGTTTCTGAACGGGAGCATGCCGAAGCTGCAGCGTGATCGCCTTGTCAGCCAGTTTCAGGACGGAGAATTTCCGGTATTTATCTTATCCTTGAAAGCCGGCGGAACCGGATTGAATTTAACGGCCGCCAACCACGTCATCCACTATGACCGCTGGTGGAACCCGGCTGTTGAAAACCAGGCAACCGATCGTGCGTATCGCATTGGCCAACACCGCTTTGTCCATGTTCATAAATTGATTGCCACTGGTACGTTGGAAGAAAAAATTGATAAAATGATTGAAGAAAAACAAGAACTGAACGAGAAAATCATCCAAAGCGACCAATGGATCACGGAGCTCTCCAACCAAGAGCTGGAACAACTGCTCAAATTGGAACCGCAAGGATAA
- a CDS encoding single-stranded DNA-binding protein yields MINQVTLVGRLTKDPELRYTTEGKMFLPVILAVQRPYRGQEGGGKADFVLCTFWNKIAENTAKYCSKGSLIGVLGSIQTRNYENKEGKKVHITEVVAKSVQFLSSKPQEETFPLMELE; encoded by the coding sequence TTGATCAATCAAGTGACGTTAGTCGGGAGACTGACAAAAGATCCGGAGCTGCGTTACACGACGGAAGGGAAAATGTTTCTTCCCGTCATATTGGCGGTTCAGCGTCCTTATCGCGGCCAAGAAGGAGGGGGAAAAGCAGATTTTGTTCTGTGTACATTTTGGAACAAGATTGCGGAAAATACGGCCAAATATTGTAGCAAAGGATCTTTGATCGGGGTGCTGGGCAGTATTCAGACAAGAAATTATGAAAATAAAGAAGGAAAGAAGGTGCATATCACGGAAGTCGTGGCCAAATCGGTGCAGTTTTTAAGTTCAAAGCCCCAAGAAGAAACGTTTCCATTAATGGAGCTTGAATGA